The Euphorbia lathyris chromosome 8, ddEupLath1.1, whole genome shotgun sequence genome has a window encoding:
- the LOC136203114 gene encoding probable xyloglucan endotransglucosylase/hydrolase protein 23 gives MAASSSSSKLLLYLLLVSTLYMAASATNFYQHFDITWGDGRAKILDNGDLLTLNLDQASGSGFQSKNEYLFGKIDMQLKLVPGNSAGTVTAYYLSSNGSNWDEIDFEFLGNLSGDPYILHTNVFSQGKGNREQQFYLWFDPTADFHTYSILWNPQRIIFSVDGTPIREFKNMESAGVPFPKNQPMRIFSSLWNADDWATRGGLVKTDWSQAPFTASYRNFSDENSCVISNGASSSSSCGTNSNTNPWLTEELDSTNQGRLQWVQKNYMIYNYCSDLKRFPQGLPPECNFS, from the exons ATggctgcttcttcttcttcttctaaattgctGCTCTATCTGCTTCTGGTTTCCACTTTGTACATGGCTGCTTCTGCCACCAATTTCTACCAACATTTTGACATCACTTGGGGAGATGGCCGTGCTAAAATACTCGACAACGGTGACCTTCTTACACTAAACCTCGACCAAGCCTCTGGCTCTGGATTTCAGTCGAAGAATGAGTATTTATTTGGCAAGATTGATATGCAGCTCAAGCTGGTTCCTGGCAACTCTGCCGGCACTGTCACTGCTTACTAT TTATCATCGAACGGCTCTAATTGGGATGAAATAGACTTTGAGTTCTTGGGGAATTTGAGTGGAGATCCATACATTCTTCACACCAATGTATTTAGCCAAGGTAAAGGCAACAGAGAGCAGCAATTCTATTTATGGTTTGATCCAACTGCTGATTTCCACACCTACTCCATCCTTTGGAATCCTCAGCGCATCAT ATTCTCAGTAGATGGGACACCTATAAGAGAATTCAAGAACATGGAATCTGCTGGAGTTCCTTTCCCGAAGAATCAACCAATGAGAATATTCTCGAGCCTTTGGAACGCAGATGATTGGGCAACAAGAGGAGGATTGGTGAAGACTGACTGGAGTCAAGCTCCATTTACAGCTTCTTACAGAAACTTCAGTGATGAAAATTCTTGCGTTATCTCAAATGGAgcttcttcttcgtcttcttgcgGAACAAATTCAAACACAAATCCATGGCTGACAGAGGAGCTAGATTCAACAAATCAAGGAAGGCTTCAATGGGTTCAGAAGAATTACATGATTTATAATTATTGCTCTGATCTTAAGAGGTTTCCTCAAGGACTCCCTCCGGAATGCAACTTCTCTTAG
- the LOC136202732 gene encoding probable xyloglucan endotransglucosylase/hydrolase protein 23 gives MASSSRVSILLLIATASFIAASAGNFYQDFDITWGDGRAKILNNGDLLTLNLDQASGSGFQSKNEYLFGKIDMQLKLVPGNSAGTVTAYYLSSNGSNWDEIDFEFLGNLSGDPYILHTNVFSQGKGNREQQFYLWFDPTADFHTYSILWNPQRIIFSVDGTPIREFKNMESAGVPFPKNQPMRIFSSLWNADDWATRGGLVKTDWSQAPFTASYRNFSDENSCVISNGASSSSSCGTNSNTNPWLTEELDSTNQGRLKWVQKNYMIYNYCSDLKRFPQGLPTECKTS, from the exons ATGGCTTCTTCTTCTAGAGTTTCCATTCTTTTACTGATTGCAACTGCTTCTTTCATCGCTGCCTCTGCTGGTAACTTCTACCAAGACTTTGACATTACTTGGGGTGACGGCCGTGCTAAGATACTCAACAACGGTGACCTTCTTACTCTTAACCTCGACCAAGCCTCTGGCTCTGGATTTCAGTCCAAGAATGAGTATCTGTTCGGTAAAATTGATATGCAGCTCAAGCTCGTTCCTGGCAATTCTGCTGGCACTGTCACTGCTTATTAT TTGTCATCAAACGGGTCTAATTGGGATGAGATTGACTTCGAATTCTTAGGCAATTTGAGCGGTGATCCATACATTCTTCACACTAATGTTTTTAGCCAAGGTAAAGGCAACAGGGAGCAGCAATTTTACTTATGGTTTGATCCAACTGCTGATTTCCACACCTACTCCATCCTTTGGAATCCTCAGCGCATCAT ATTCTCAGTAGATGGGACACCTATTAGAGAATTCAAGAACATGGAATCTGCAGGAGTTCCATTCCCAAAGAATCAACCAATGAGAATATTCTCCAGTCTTTGGAACGCAGATGATTGGGCTACAAGAGGAGGTTTGGTGAAGACTGACTGGAGTCAAGCTCCATTTACAGCTTCTTACAGAAACTTCAGTGATGAAAATTCTTGTGTTATCTCAAAtggagcttcttcttcttcttcttgcggAACAAATTCTAACACAAATCCATGGCTAACAGAGGAGCTGGATTCAACAAATCAAGGAAGGCTTAAATGGGTTCAGAAGAATTATATGATTTATAATTACTGCTCTGATCTTAAAAGGTTTCCTCAAGGTCTCCCTACTGAATGCAAAACCTCCTAA